The following are encoded in a window of Phragmites australis chromosome 22, lpPhrAust1.1, whole genome shotgun sequence genomic DNA:
- the LOC133905224 gene encoding calcium uniporter protein 6, mitochondrial-like — MWRAAASRLLLLHSRSPSPAAATAACALLHARPFSPPPPRHPAAQAEAEAELEVTPAEARRLLRLVGVEALKRRLRDGRGEVLGYGDLLDACVDAGAARTHGEAEALARAMDDAGVVLLFRDKAYLHPEKVVDLVRRAVPLALTPENDPRKEEFKQLQEKKEEIDKLAHKHVRRILWSGLGFFMCQVGLFFRLTFWEFSWDVMEPIAFFTTASGLLVGYSYFLITSRDPTYQDFMERLFSSRQRKLCAAHRFDMERYLELQKHCRCPLEGHRSHGPKLHDL, encoded by the exons atgtggCGCGCGGCCGcctcccgcctcctcctcctccactcgcGGTCTCCGTCcccagccgccgccaccgcggccTGCGCTCTCCTCCACGCGCGACCcttctccccgccgccgccacggcaCCCGGCGGCccaggcggaggcggaggcggagctgGAGGTCACGCCGGCGGaggcgcggcggctgctgcgcCTCGTGGGCGTCGAGGCGCTCAAGCGGCGGCTACGGGACGGGCGGGGCGAGGTGCTGGGGTACGGCGACCTCCTCGACGCTTGCGTGGACGCCGGCGCCGCGCGCACGCACGGCGAGGCCGAGGCGCTTGCGCGGGCCATGGACGACGCCGGCGTCGTCCTGCTCTTCCGGGACAAGGCGTACCTCCACCCCGAGAAG GTGGTGGATCTTGTTAGAAGGGCTGTGCCACTTGCGCTCACACCAGAGAATGACCCAAGAAAAGAAGAGTTTAAGCAGCTCCAGGAAAAGAAGGAAGAGATTGACAAATTGGCACACAAGCATGTCCGGCGTATCCTATGGTCTGGCTTAGGGTTCTTCATGTGCCAAGTGGGTCTCTTCTTCCGTCTCACATTCTGGGAGTTCTCATGGGATGTGATGGAGCCGATCGCCTTCTTCACAACGGCATCTGGGCTGCTTGTTGGCTACTCCTATTTCCTCATTACCTCAAGGGACCCAACGTATCAGGACTTCATGGAGAGGCTGTTTTCGTCAAGGCAGAGAAAGCTTTGCGCCGCGCATAGGTTTGATATGGAGAGGTACCTGGAGCTGCAGAAACATTGTAGGTGTCCTCTGGAGGGGCATCGTTCTCATGGTCCCAAGCTTCATGACTTGTAA
- the LOC133905223 gene encoding protein SCARECROW-like: protein MGSSSLLFPSSSSAANASPSYSHSHAITSSSSHSLLPPVPSQDHLLLHYLQQLDHHQEPAAAMVRKRPAPDMDLPPPRRHVTGDLSDVTAAAAGVPPSSASAQLPALPTQLPAFQQHAEMDVTAPPAQAGEVAASTTAWVDGIIRDIIGSSGAAVSITQLIHNVREIIHPCNPGLASLLELRLRSLLTADPAPPPPPALLHNTAPAAPTVAALPPPPPLPDKRRHEPPCQEEPNPPPQSPKVPTAEETAAAAAAAAAAAAKERKEEQRRKQRDEEGLHLLTLLLQCAESVNADNLDDAHQTLLEIAELATPFGTSTQRVAAYFAEAMSARLLSSCLGLYAPLPPASPAAVRVHGRVAAAFQVFNGISPFVKFSHFTANQAIQEAFEREERVHIIDLDIMQGLQWPGLFHILASRPGGPPRVKLTGLGTSMEALEATGKRLSDFADTLGLPFEFCAVAEKAGNVDPEKLAVTRREAVAVHWLHHSLYDVTGSDSNTLWLIQRLAPKVVTMVEQDLSHSGSFLARFVDAIHYYSALFDSLDASYGEDSAERHVVEQQLLSREISNVLAVGGPARTGDVKFGSWREKLAQSGFRAASLAGSAAAQASLLLGMFPSDGYTLVEENGALKLGWKDLCLLTASAWRPIQTSGR from the exons AtgggctcctcctccctcctcttcccctcGTCGTCCTCCGCCGCCAACGCCTCTCCCTCATATTCTCATTCTCATgccatcacctcctcctcctcccattcCTTATTGCCACCGGTCCCCTCCCAagaccacctcctcctccactacCTGCAACAGCTAGACCACCACCAAgaacccgccgccgccatggtcCGCAAGCGCCCCGCCCCCGACATGGacctcccgccgccgcgccgccacgTCACGGGCGACCTCTCCGACgtcaccgccgctgccgctggggTGCCGCCGTCGTCCGCCAGCGCGCAGCTCCCGGCGCTGCCCACCCAGCTCCCCGCGTTCCAGCAGCACGCGGAGATGGACGTCACCGCGCCCCCCGCGCAGGCGGGCGAGGTGGCGGCGTCGACGACGGCGTGGGTAGACGGCATCATTCGGGACATCATTGGGAGCAGCGGCGCAGCGGTGTCCATCACGCAGCTTATCCACAACGTCCGCGAGATTATCCACCCCTGCAATCCCGGCCTCGCCTCCCTCCTCGAGCTCCGCCTCCGCTCTCTCCTCACCGCCGACCCCGCTCCACCACCTCCGCCTGCTCTCCTCCACAACACCGCGCCCGCCGCCCCAACTGTCGCGGCgctccctccccctcccccgctTCCAGACAAGCGCCGCCACGAACCGCCGTGTCAAGAGGAGCCGAACCCGCCGCCGCAGTCGCCGAAGGTCCCCACCGCGGAGGAGACTGCCGCGGCAGCCGCGGCCGCGGCTGCTGCGGCCGCGaaggagaggaaagaagagcaGCGGCGGAAGCAGCGTGACGAGGAGGGTCTACACCTGCTGACGCTGCTGCTGCAGTGCGCCGAGTCGGTGAACGCGGACAACCTCGACGACGCGCACCAGACGCTGCTGGAGATCGCGGAGCTCGCCACGCCGTTTGGCACCTCCACGCAGCGCGTCGCCGCCTACTTCGCCGAGGCCATGTCCGCGCGCCTCCTCAGCTCCTGCCTCGGCCTGTACGCGCCGCTGCCTCCCGCGTCCCCCGCCGCGGTGCGCGTCCACGGCCGCGTCGCCGCGGCGTTCCAGGTGTTCAACGGGATCAGCCCCTTCGTCAAGTTCTCGCACTTCACGGCGAACCAGGCCATCCAGGAGGCGTTCGAGCGGGAGGAGCGCGTCCACATCATCGACCTCGACATCATGCAGGGGCTGCAGTGGCCGGGCCTCTTCCACATCCTCGCCTCGCGCCCTGGTGGCCCACCCAGGGTCAAGCTCACCGGGCTGGGCACGTCTATGGAGGCGCTCGAGGCCACGGGGAAGCGGCTCTCCGACTTCGCCGACACGCTGGGGCTGCCGTTTGAGTTCTGCGCCGTGGCGGAGAAGGCCGGGAATGTCGACCCGGAGAAGCTGGCCGTGACGCGGCGCGAGGCCGTCGCCGTCCACTGGCTGCACCACTCGCTCTACGACGTCACCGGCTCCGACTCCAACACGCTGTGGCTCATCCAAAG GTTGGCACCTAAGGTGGTGACAATGGTGGAGCAGGACCTCAGCCACTCAGGCTCCTTCCTGGCGCGTTTCGTCGACGCCATCCACTACTACTCTGCGCTGTTCGACTCGCTGGATGCGAGCTACGGCGAGGACAGCGCGGAGCGGCATGTCGTGGAGCAGCAGCTGCTGTCGAGGGAGATCAGCAATGTGCTGGCCGTGGGCGGGCCGGCACGCACCGGCGACGTCAAGTTTGGGAGCTGGCGCGAGAAGCTTGCGCAGTCGGGGTTCCGTGCGGCGTCGCTCGCTGGCAGTGCGGCGGCGCAGGCCTCGCTGCTGCTCGGCATGTTCCCCTCCGACGGGTACACACTGGTTGAGGAGAACGGTGCTCTGAAGCTCGGATGGAAGGATCTCTGCCTGCTCACTGCATCTGCTTGGCGCCCAATTCAGACCTCAGGCCGTTGA